From Amphiprion ocellaris isolate individual 3 ecotype Okinawa chromosome 2, ASM2253959v1, whole genome shotgun sequence, a single genomic window includes:
- the LOC111563967 gene encoding G-protein-signaling modulator 2-like isoform X3, which yields MDEMEASCLDLALEGERLCKAGDYRAGVSFFESAIQVGTEDLQILSAIYSQLGNAYFHLQEYNKALEYHRHDLTLTRTIGDELGEAKASGNLGNTLKLLGRYEEAVVCCQRHLDITRAVYDKVGQARALYNFGNVYHAKGKSLCWTGAEPGEFPEEARIALRKAAQYYEANLCLVKESGDRAAQGRTYGNLGNTYYLLGDFESAVAAHEKRLLIAKEFGDKSAERRAHCNLGNANIFLSQFDVAAGHYKRTLQLARLLKDRAVEAQACYSLGNTYTLLQDYERAIDYHLKHLVIAQDLNDRVGEGRAYWSLGNAHTALGNHEQAMYFAEKHLEVAKETGDKSGEVTARMNLSDLRLVVGLKSNPNIHPNIFRNTNTNSSALQISYQGYPSLPVVKSPSRRGGTAENLEPKSPSPDKNQSGDSPAHPEWEEDVFPGSSKNNTIKASTKLFLFHRLKSKKQKNNKSPPKEQHEHRTEHTAPELDTPVSPKPGSRDTIGEDGFFDLLSRFQGNRMDDQRCTLDGQSHLPAHPSPSSTLPVSEAKSISEHETPLQDPGHFLELLASSQARRLDDQRVNLSHFPGLRLNTSNPPRTPSTSSIDQVPSQAPISSTDTPHTPSLYGRLEASAEQPEGDEVFFDMLVKCQGSRLNDQRCAAPPSTTKGPTVPDEDFFSLILHSQSNRMEEQRVPPPPGVTQSKPD from the exons ATGGACGA GATGGAGGCGTCATGTTTGGACCTGGCTCTGGAAGGTGAGCGGCTCTGTAAGGCTGGTGACTACCGCGCAGGTGTGTCCTTCTTTGAATCTGCCATCCAGGTTGGAACAGAGGACCTCCAAATCCTGAGCGCCATCTATAGCCAGCTGGGAAATGCCTACTTTCACCTTCAAGAGTATAATAAAGCCCTAGAGTACCATCGGCATGACCTCACGCTCACCAG AACGATTGGAGATGAACTTGGTGAAGCGAAAGCCAGTGGTAACCTTGGGAATACACTGAAGCTTTTAGGGCGATATGAAGAAGCTGTGGTTTGTTGCCAAAGACATTTGGATATCACAAGAGCCGTATATGATAAG GTTGGGCAGGCTCGAGCGCTGTATAATTTCGGAAACGTTTACCACGCCAAGGGCAAGAGCCTCTGCTGGACTGGAGCAGAGCCAGGAGAGTTTCCAGAGGAGGCCAGGATAGCCCTGAGGAAAGCTGCACAATACTATGA agcAAACCTGTGCCTGGTGAAGGAGTCAGGTGATCGGGCAGCCCAGGGTCGTACCTATGGGAATCTTGGTAACACTTACTATCTGCTGGGTGACTTTGAAAGTGCAGTAGCTGCGCATGAAAAG CGACTTCTCATTGCTAAGGAGTTTGGTGATAAGTCTGCTGAGCGGAGGGCCCACTGCAACCTTGGCAATGCAAACATATTCCTCAGCCAGTTTGACGTGGCGGCTGGTCATTACAA GAGGACTCTGCAGCTGGCCAGGCTTTTGAAGGACAGAGCCGTGGAGGCTCAGGCCTGCTACAGTCTAGGAAACACCTACACACTACTGCAGGATTATGAGAGAGCCATTGATTATCACCTCAAACATCTGGTCATTGCTCAGGACCTCAATGACCG AGTCGGTGAAGGAAGAGCATACTGGAGTCTAGGAAATGCCCACACTGCCCTGGGGAATCATGAGCAAGCAATGTACTTCGCTGAAAAACATCTGGAAGTTGCCAAAGAG ACTGGAGATAAAAGTGGCGAGGTGACAGCCAGGATGAATCTGTCAGACCTGCGGTTGGTTGTAGGCCTGAAGTCCAACCCCAATATCCATCCCAACATCTTCCGCAACACCAATACCAATAGCTCTGCTCTACAAATAAGCTACCAGGGTTACCCCAGCCTACCAG tagtTAAGTCTCCATCAAGAAGAGGAGGTACTGCAGAGAACTTGGAGCCCAAGAGTCCAAGTCCAGACAAAAATCAAAGTGGAGACTCCCCAGCACATCCG GAGTGGGAGGAGGACGTATTTCCTGGATCTTCAAAAAACAACACCATCAAGGCCTCCACAAAGCTTTTCCTCTTCCACCGACTAAAAAGCAAGAAGCAGAAGAACAACAAATCACCCCCTAAAGAGCAGCATGAACACCGCACCGAGCACACAGCTCCTGAGCTTGACACACCAGTGTCTCCTAAG CCGGGATCACGGGACACTATCGGGGAGGACGGCTTTTTCGACCTCCTCTCTCGTTTCCAGGGCAACAGAATGGACGACCAAAGGTGTACACTTGATGGCCAGAGCCATCTCCCTGCCcacccctctccctcctccacccTACCTGTATCTGAAGCCAAAT CCATTTCGGAGCACGAAACACCATTGCAGGATCCTGGTCATTTCCTGGAGCTGCTGGCCAGCTCCCAGGCCCGTCGTCTCGACGACCAACGAGTAAACCTGAGCCATTTTCCTGGCTTACGGCTCAACACCTCCAACCCGCCTCGTACACCCTCCACCTCCAGCATAGATCAAGTCCCGTCACAAG CGCCCATCTCCAGTACAGATACACCTCACACACCCTCCCTGTACGGTCGCCTCGAGGCCAGCGCTGAGCAGCCTGAGGGAGACGAGGTCTTCTTTGACATGCTAGTCAAGTGCCAG GGCTCCAGACTGAACGACCAACGGTGTGCTGCTCCACCATCTACAACTAAGGGACCAACTGTACCAGATGAGGATTTCTTCAGTCTCATTCTACATTCTCAGTCCAACAGAATGGAGGAGCAGCGGGTTCCACCTCCCCCTGGTGTCACACAGTCCAAACCAGACTGA
- the LOC111563967 gene encoding G-protein-signaling modulator 2-like isoform X5 — translation MCIHMKEEKAKSVVLKGLCLLQRVIEKLEMSVVSNCLECIRMGKGNRMEASCLDLALEGERLCKAGDYRAGVSFFESAIQVGTEDLQILSAIYSQLGNAYFHLQEYNKALEYHRHDLTLTRTIGDELGEAKASGNLGNTLKLLGRYEEAVVCCQRHLDITRAVYDKVGQARALYNFGNVYHAKGKSLCWTGAEPGEFPEEARIALRKAAQYYEANLCLVKESGDRAAQGRTYGNLGNTYYLLGDFESAVAAHEKRLLIAKEFGDKSAERRAHCNLGNANIFLSQFDVAAGHYKRTLQLARLLKDRAVEAQACYSLGNTYTLLQDYERAIDYHLKHLVIAQDLNDRVGEGRAYWSLGNAHTALGNHEQAMYFAEKHLEVAKETGDKSGEVTARMNLSDLRLVVGLKSNPNIHPNIFRNTNTNSSALQISYQGYPSLPVVKSPSRRGGTAENLEPKSPSPDKNQSGDSPAHPEWEEDVFPGSSKNNTIKASTKLFLFHRLKSKKQKNNKSPPKEQHEHRTEHTAPELDTPVSPKPGSRDTIGEDGFFDLLSRFQGNRMDDQSHFGARNTIAGSWSFPGAAGQLPGPSSRRPTSKPEPFSWLTAQHLQPASYTLHLQHRSSPVTSAHLQYRYTSHTLPVRSPRGQR, via the exons atGTGTATTCACATGAAGGAAGAGAAGGCAAAGAGTGTTGTGCTGAAAGGGCTGTGTTTGCTTCAAAGAGTGATTGAGAAGCTTGAAATGTCCGTCGTGTCAAACTGCCTCGAGTGCATCAGAATGGGAAAAGGCAACAG GATGGAGGCGTCATGTTTGGACCTGGCTCTGGAAGGTGAGCGGCTCTGTAAGGCTGGTGACTACCGCGCAGGTGTGTCCTTCTTTGAATCTGCCATCCAGGTTGGAACAGAGGACCTCCAAATCCTGAGCGCCATCTATAGCCAGCTGGGAAATGCCTACTTTCACCTTCAAGAGTATAATAAAGCCCTAGAGTACCATCGGCATGACCTCACGCTCACCAG AACGATTGGAGATGAACTTGGTGAAGCGAAAGCCAGTGGTAACCTTGGGAATACACTGAAGCTTTTAGGGCGATATGAAGAAGCTGTGGTTTGTTGCCAAAGACATTTGGATATCACAAGAGCCGTATATGATAAG GTTGGGCAGGCTCGAGCGCTGTATAATTTCGGAAACGTTTACCACGCCAAGGGCAAGAGCCTCTGCTGGACTGGAGCAGAGCCAGGAGAGTTTCCAGAGGAGGCCAGGATAGCCCTGAGGAAAGCTGCACAATACTATGA agcAAACCTGTGCCTGGTGAAGGAGTCAGGTGATCGGGCAGCCCAGGGTCGTACCTATGGGAATCTTGGTAACACTTACTATCTGCTGGGTGACTTTGAAAGTGCAGTAGCTGCGCATGAAAAG CGACTTCTCATTGCTAAGGAGTTTGGTGATAAGTCTGCTGAGCGGAGGGCCCACTGCAACCTTGGCAATGCAAACATATTCCTCAGCCAGTTTGACGTGGCGGCTGGTCATTACAA GAGGACTCTGCAGCTGGCCAGGCTTTTGAAGGACAGAGCCGTGGAGGCTCAGGCCTGCTACAGTCTAGGAAACACCTACACACTACTGCAGGATTATGAGAGAGCCATTGATTATCACCTCAAACATCTGGTCATTGCTCAGGACCTCAATGACCG AGTCGGTGAAGGAAGAGCATACTGGAGTCTAGGAAATGCCCACACTGCCCTGGGGAATCATGAGCAAGCAATGTACTTCGCTGAAAAACATCTGGAAGTTGCCAAAGAG ACTGGAGATAAAAGTGGCGAGGTGACAGCCAGGATGAATCTGTCAGACCTGCGGTTGGTTGTAGGCCTGAAGTCCAACCCCAATATCCATCCCAACATCTTCCGCAACACCAATACCAATAGCTCTGCTCTACAAATAAGCTACCAGGGTTACCCCAGCCTACCAG tagtTAAGTCTCCATCAAGAAGAGGAGGTACTGCAGAGAACTTGGAGCCCAAGAGTCCAAGTCCAGACAAAAATCAAAGTGGAGACTCCCCAGCACATCCG GAGTGGGAGGAGGACGTATTTCCTGGATCTTCAAAAAACAACACCATCAAGGCCTCCACAAAGCTTTTCCTCTTCCACCGACTAAAAAGCAAGAAGCAGAAGAACAACAAATCACCCCCTAAAGAGCAGCATGAACACCGCACCGAGCACACAGCTCCTGAGCTTGACACACCAGTGTCTCCTAAG CCGGGATCACGGGACACTATCGGGGAGGACGGCTTTTTCGACCTCCTCTCTCGTTTCCAGGGCAACAGAATGGACGACCAAAG CCATTTCGGAGCACGAAACACCATTGCAGGATCCTGGTCATTTCCTGGAGCTGCTGGCCAGCTCCCAGGCCCGTCGTCTCGACGACCAACGAGTAAACCTGAGCCATTTTCCTGGCTTACGGCTCAACACCTCCAACCCGCCTCGTACACCCTCCACCTCCAGCATAGATCAAGTCCCGTCACAAG CGCCCATCTCCAGTACAGATACACCTCACACACCCTCCCTGTACGGTCGCCTCGAGGCCAGCGCTGA
- the LOC111563967 gene encoding G-protein-signaling modulator 2-like isoform X2, whose product MCIHMKEEKAKSVVLKGLCLLQRVIEKLEMSVVSNCLECIRMGKGNRMEASCLDLALEGERLCKAGDYRAGVSFFESAIQVGTEDLQILSAIYSQLGNAYFHLQEYNKALEYHRHDLTLTRTIGDELGEAKASGNLGNTLKLLGRYEEAVVCCQRHLDITRAVYDKVGQARALYNFGNVYHAKGKSLCWTGAEPGEFPEEARIALRKAAQYYEANLCLVKESGDRAAQGRTYGNLGNTYYLLGDFESAVAAHEKRLLIAKEFGDKSAERRAHCNLGNANIFLSQFDVAAGHYKRTLQLARLLKDRAVEAQACYSLGNTYTLLQDYERAIDYHLKHLVIAQDLNDRVGEGRAYWSLGNAHTALGNHEQAMYFAEKHLEVAKETGDKSGEVTARMNLSDLRLVVGLKSNPNIHPNIFRNTNTNSSALQISYQGYPSLPVKSPSRRGGTAENLEPKSPSPDKNQSGDSPAHPEWEEDVFPGSSKNNTIKASTKLFLFHRLKSKKQKNNKSPPKEQHEHRTEHTAPELDTPVSPKPGSRDTIGEDGFFDLLSRFQGNRMDDQRCTLDGQSHLPAHPSPSSTLPVSEAKSISEHETPLQDPGHFLELLASSQARRLDDQRVNLSHFPGLRLNTSNPPRTPSTSSIDQVPSQAPISSTDTPHTPSLYGRLEASAEQPEGDEVFFDMLVKCQGSRLNDQRCAAPPSTTKGPTVPDEDFFSLILHSQSNRMEEQRVPPPPGVTQSKPD is encoded by the exons atGTGTATTCACATGAAGGAAGAGAAGGCAAAGAGTGTTGTGCTGAAAGGGCTGTGTTTGCTTCAAAGAGTGATTGAGAAGCTTGAAATGTCCGTCGTGTCAAACTGCCTCGAGTGCATCAGAATGGGAAAAGGCAACAG GATGGAGGCGTCATGTTTGGACCTGGCTCTGGAAGGTGAGCGGCTCTGTAAGGCTGGTGACTACCGCGCAGGTGTGTCCTTCTTTGAATCTGCCATCCAGGTTGGAACAGAGGACCTCCAAATCCTGAGCGCCATCTATAGCCAGCTGGGAAATGCCTACTTTCACCTTCAAGAGTATAATAAAGCCCTAGAGTACCATCGGCATGACCTCACGCTCACCAG AACGATTGGAGATGAACTTGGTGAAGCGAAAGCCAGTGGTAACCTTGGGAATACACTGAAGCTTTTAGGGCGATATGAAGAAGCTGTGGTTTGTTGCCAAAGACATTTGGATATCACAAGAGCCGTATATGATAAG GTTGGGCAGGCTCGAGCGCTGTATAATTTCGGAAACGTTTACCACGCCAAGGGCAAGAGCCTCTGCTGGACTGGAGCAGAGCCAGGAGAGTTTCCAGAGGAGGCCAGGATAGCCCTGAGGAAAGCTGCACAATACTATGA agcAAACCTGTGCCTGGTGAAGGAGTCAGGTGATCGGGCAGCCCAGGGTCGTACCTATGGGAATCTTGGTAACACTTACTATCTGCTGGGTGACTTTGAAAGTGCAGTAGCTGCGCATGAAAAG CGACTTCTCATTGCTAAGGAGTTTGGTGATAAGTCTGCTGAGCGGAGGGCCCACTGCAACCTTGGCAATGCAAACATATTCCTCAGCCAGTTTGACGTGGCGGCTGGTCATTACAA GAGGACTCTGCAGCTGGCCAGGCTTTTGAAGGACAGAGCCGTGGAGGCTCAGGCCTGCTACAGTCTAGGAAACACCTACACACTACTGCAGGATTATGAGAGAGCCATTGATTATCACCTCAAACATCTGGTCATTGCTCAGGACCTCAATGACCG AGTCGGTGAAGGAAGAGCATACTGGAGTCTAGGAAATGCCCACACTGCCCTGGGGAATCATGAGCAAGCAATGTACTTCGCTGAAAAACATCTGGAAGTTGCCAAAGAG ACTGGAGATAAAAGTGGCGAGGTGACAGCCAGGATGAATCTGTCAGACCTGCGGTTGGTTGTAGGCCTGAAGTCCAACCCCAATATCCATCCCAACATCTTCCGCAACACCAATACCAATAGCTCTGCTCTACAAATAAGCTACCAGGGTTACCCCAGCCTACCAG tTAAGTCTCCATCAAGAAGAGGAGGTACTGCAGAGAACTTGGAGCCCAAGAGTCCAAGTCCAGACAAAAATCAAAGTGGAGACTCCCCAGCACATCCG GAGTGGGAGGAGGACGTATTTCCTGGATCTTCAAAAAACAACACCATCAAGGCCTCCACAAAGCTTTTCCTCTTCCACCGACTAAAAAGCAAGAAGCAGAAGAACAACAAATCACCCCCTAAAGAGCAGCATGAACACCGCACCGAGCACACAGCTCCTGAGCTTGACACACCAGTGTCTCCTAAG CCGGGATCACGGGACACTATCGGGGAGGACGGCTTTTTCGACCTCCTCTCTCGTTTCCAGGGCAACAGAATGGACGACCAAAGGTGTACACTTGATGGCCAGAGCCATCTCCCTGCCcacccctctccctcctccacccTACCTGTATCTGAAGCCAAAT CCATTTCGGAGCACGAAACACCATTGCAGGATCCTGGTCATTTCCTGGAGCTGCTGGCCAGCTCCCAGGCCCGTCGTCTCGACGACCAACGAGTAAACCTGAGCCATTTTCCTGGCTTACGGCTCAACACCTCCAACCCGCCTCGTACACCCTCCACCTCCAGCATAGATCAAGTCCCGTCACAAG CGCCCATCTCCAGTACAGATACACCTCACACACCCTCCCTGTACGGTCGCCTCGAGGCCAGCGCTGAGCAGCCTGAGGGAGACGAGGTCTTCTTTGACATGCTAGTCAAGTGCCAG GGCTCCAGACTGAACGACCAACGGTGTGCTGCTCCACCATCTACAACTAAGGGACCAACTGTACCAGATGAGGATTTCTTCAGTCTCATTCTACATTCTCAGTCCAACAGAATGGAGGAGCAGCGGGTTCCACCTCCCCCTGGTGTCACACAGTCCAAACCAGACTGA
- the LOC111563967 gene encoding G-protein-signaling modulator 2-like isoform X1 produces the protein MCIHMKEEKAKSVVLKGLCLLQRVIEKLEMSVVSNCLECIRMGKGNRMEASCLDLALEGERLCKAGDYRAGVSFFESAIQVGTEDLQILSAIYSQLGNAYFHLQEYNKALEYHRHDLTLTRTIGDELGEAKASGNLGNTLKLLGRYEEAVVCCQRHLDITRAVYDKVGQARALYNFGNVYHAKGKSLCWTGAEPGEFPEEARIALRKAAQYYEANLCLVKESGDRAAQGRTYGNLGNTYYLLGDFESAVAAHEKRLLIAKEFGDKSAERRAHCNLGNANIFLSQFDVAAGHYKRTLQLARLLKDRAVEAQACYSLGNTYTLLQDYERAIDYHLKHLVIAQDLNDRVGEGRAYWSLGNAHTALGNHEQAMYFAEKHLEVAKETGDKSGEVTARMNLSDLRLVVGLKSNPNIHPNIFRNTNTNSSALQISYQGYPSLPVVKSPSRRGGTAENLEPKSPSPDKNQSGDSPAHPEWEEDVFPGSSKNNTIKASTKLFLFHRLKSKKQKNNKSPPKEQHEHRTEHTAPELDTPVSPKPGSRDTIGEDGFFDLLSRFQGNRMDDQRCTLDGQSHLPAHPSPSSTLPVSEAKSISEHETPLQDPGHFLELLASSQARRLDDQRVNLSHFPGLRLNTSNPPRTPSTSSIDQVPSQAPISSTDTPHTPSLYGRLEASAEQPEGDEVFFDMLVKCQGSRLNDQRCAAPPSTTKGPTVPDEDFFSLILHSQSNRMEEQRVPPPPGVTQSKPD, from the exons atGTGTATTCACATGAAGGAAGAGAAGGCAAAGAGTGTTGTGCTGAAAGGGCTGTGTTTGCTTCAAAGAGTGATTGAGAAGCTTGAAATGTCCGTCGTGTCAAACTGCCTCGAGTGCATCAGAATGGGAAAAGGCAACAG GATGGAGGCGTCATGTTTGGACCTGGCTCTGGAAGGTGAGCGGCTCTGTAAGGCTGGTGACTACCGCGCAGGTGTGTCCTTCTTTGAATCTGCCATCCAGGTTGGAACAGAGGACCTCCAAATCCTGAGCGCCATCTATAGCCAGCTGGGAAATGCCTACTTTCACCTTCAAGAGTATAATAAAGCCCTAGAGTACCATCGGCATGACCTCACGCTCACCAG AACGATTGGAGATGAACTTGGTGAAGCGAAAGCCAGTGGTAACCTTGGGAATACACTGAAGCTTTTAGGGCGATATGAAGAAGCTGTGGTTTGTTGCCAAAGACATTTGGATATCACAAGAGCCGTATATGATAAG GTTGGGCAGGCTCGAGCGCTGTATAATTTCGGAAACGTTTACCACGCCAAGGGCAAGAGCCTCTGCTGGACTGGAGCAGAGCCAGGAGAGTTTCCAGAGGAGGCCAGGATAGCCCTGAGGAAAGCTGCACAATACTATGA agcAAACCTGTGCCTGGTGAAGGAGTCAGGTGATCGGGCAGCCCAGGGTCGTACCTATGGGAATCTTGGTAACACTTACTATCTGCTGGGTGACTTTGAAAGTGCAGTAGCTGCGCATGAAAAG CGACTTCTCATTGCTAAGGAGTTTGGTGATAAGTCTGCTGAGCGGAGGGCCCACTGCAACCTTGGCAATGCAAACATATTCCTCAGCCAGTTTGACGTGGCGGCTGGTCATTACAA GAGGACTCTGCAGCTGGCCAGGCTTTTGAAGGACAGAGCCGTGGAGGCTCAGGCCTGCTACAGTCTAGGAAACACCTACACACTACTGCAGGATTATGAGAGAGCCATTGATTATCACCTCAAACATCTGGTCATTGCTCAGGACCTCAATGACCG AGTCGGTGAAGGAAGAGCATACTGGAGTCTAGGAAATGCCCACACTGCCCTGGGGAATCATGAGCAAGCAATGTACTTCGCTGAAAAACATCTGGAAGTTGCCAAAGAG ACTGGAGATAAAAGTGGCGAGGTGACAGCCAGGATGAATCTGTCAGACCTGCGGTTGGTTGTAGGCCTGAAGTCCAACCCCAATATCCATCCCAACATCTTCCGCAACACCAATACCAATAGCTCTGCTCTACAAATAAGCTACCAGGGTTACCCCAGCCTACCAG tagtTAAGTCTCCATCAAGAAGAGGAGGTACTGCAGAGAACTTGGAGCCCAAGAGTCCAAGTCCAGACAAAAATCAAAGTGGAGACTCCCCAGCACATCCG GAGTGGGAGGAGGACGTATTTCCTGGATCTTCAAAAAACAACACCATCAAGGCCTCCACAAAGCTTTTCCTCTTCCACCGACTAAAAAGCAAGAAGCAGAAGAACAACAAATCACCCCCTAAAGAGCAGCATGAACACCGCACCGAGCACACAGCTCCTGAGCTTGACACACCAGTGTCTCCTAAG CCGGGATCACGGGACACTATCGGGGAGGACGGCTTTTTCGACCTCCTCTCTCGTTTCCAGGGCAACAGAATGGACGACCAAAGGTGTACACTTGATGGCCAGAGCCATCTCCCTGCCcacccctctccctcctccacccTACCTGTATCTGAAGCCAAAT CCATTTCGGAGCACGAAACACCATTGCAGGATCCTGGTCATTTCCTGGAGCTGCTGGCCAGCTCCCAGGCCCGTCGTCTCGACGACCAACGAGTAAACCTGAGCCATTTTCCTGGCTTACGGCTCAACACCTCCAACCCGCCTCGTACACCCTCCACCTCCAGCATAGATCAAGTCCCGTCACAAG CGCCCATCTCCAGTACAGATACACCTCACACACCCTCCCTGTACGGTCGCCTCGAGGCCAGCGCTGAGCAGCCTGAGGGAGACGAGGTCTTCTTTGACATGCTAGTCAAGTGCCAG GGCTCCAGACTGAACGACCAACGGTGTGCTGCTCCACCATCTACAACTAAGGGACCAACTGTACCAGATGAGGATTTCTTCAGTCTCATTCTACATTCTCAGTCCAACAGAATGGAGGAGCAGCGGGTTCCACCTCCCCCTGGTGTCACACAGTCCAAACCAGACTGA
- the LOC111563967 gene encoding G-protein-signaling modulator 2-like isoform X4: protein MEASCLDLALEGERLCKAGDYRAGVSFFESAIQVGTEDLQILSAIYSQLGNAYFHLQEYNKALEYHRHDLTLTRTIGDELGEAKASGNLGNTLKLLGRYEEAVVCCQRHLDITRAVYDKVGQARALYNFGNVYHAKGKSLCWTGAEPGEFPEEARIALRKAAQYYEANLCLVKESGDRAAQGRTYGNLGNTYYLLGDFESAVAAHEKRLLIAKEFGDKSAERRAHCNLGNANIFLSQFDVAAGHYKRTLQLARLLKDRAVEAQACYSLGNTYTLLQDYERAIDYHLKHLVIAQDLNDRVGEGRAYWSLGNAHTALGNHEQAMYFAEKHLEVAKETGDKSGEVTARMNLSDLRLVVGLKSNPNIHPNIFRNTNTNSSALQISYQGYPSLPVVKSPSRRGGTAENLEPKSPSPDKNQSGDSPAHPEWEEDVFPGSSKNNTIKASTKLFLFHRLKSKKQKNNKSPPKEQHEHRTEHTAPELDTPVSPKPGSRDTIGEDGFFDLLSRFQGNRMDDQRCTLDGQSHLPAHPSPSSTLPVSEAKSISEHETPLQDPGHFLELLASSQARRLDDQRVNLSHFPGLRLNTSNPPRTPSTSSIDQVPSQAPISSTDTPHTPSLYGRLEASAEQPEGDEVFFDMLVKCQGSRLNDQRCAAPPSTTKGPTVPDEDFFSLILHSQSNRMEEQRVPPPPGVTQSKPD, encoded by the exons ATGGAGGCGTCATGTTTGGACCTGGCTCTGGAAGGTGAGCGGCTCTGTAAGGCTGGTGACTACCGCGCAGGTGTGTCCTTCTTTGAATCTGCCATCCAGGTTGGAACAGAGGACCTCCAAATCCTGAGCGCCATCTATAGCCAGCTGGGAAATGCCTACTTTCACCTTCAAGAGTATAATAAAGCCCTAGAGTACCATCGGCATGACCTCACGCTCACCAG AACGATTGGAGATGAACTTGGTGAAGCGAAAGCCAGTGGTAACCTTGGGAATACACTGAAGCTTTTAGGGCGATATGAAGAAGCTGTGGTTTGTTGCCAAAGACATTTGGATATCACAAGAGCCGTATATGATAAG GTTGGGCAGGCTCGAGCGCTGTATAATTTCGGAAACGTTTACCACGCCAAGGGCAAGAGCCTCTGCTGGACTGGAGCAGAGCCAGGAGAGTTTCCAGAGGAGGCCAGGATAGCCCTGAGGAAAGCTGCACAATACTATGA agcAAACCTGTGCCTGGTGAAGGAGTCAGGTGATCGGGCAGCCCAGGGTCGTACCTATGGGAATCTTGGTAACACTTACTATCTGCTGGGTGACTTTGAAAGTGCAGTAGCTGCGCATGAAAAG CGACTTCTCATTGCTAAGGAGTTTGGTGATAAGTCTGCTGAGCGGAGGGCCCACTGCAACCTTGGCAATGCAAACATATTCCTCAGCCAGTTTGACGTGGCGGCTGGTCATTACAA GAGGACTCTGCAGCTGGCCAGGCTTTTGAAGGACAGAGCCGTGGAGGCTCAGGCCTGCTACAGTCTAGGAAACACCTACACACTACTGCAGGATTATGAGAGAGCCATTGATTATCACCTCAAACATCTGGTCATTGCTCAGGACCTCAATGACCG AGTCGGTGAAGGAAGAGCATACTGGAGTCTAGGAAATGCCCACACTGCCCTGGGGAATCATGAGCAAGCAATGTACTTCGCTGAAAAACATCTGGAAGTTGCCAAAGAG ACTGGAGATAAAAGTGGCGAGGTGACAGCCAGGATGAATCTGTCAGACCTGCGGTTGGTTGTAGGCCTGAAGTCCAACCCCAATATCCATCCCAACATCTTCCGCAACACCAATACCAATAGCTCTGCTCTACAAATAAGCTACCAGGGTTACCCCAGCCTACCAG tagtTAAGTCTCCATCAAGAAGAGGAGGTACTGCAGAGAACTTGGAGCCCAAGAGTCCAAGTCCAGACAAAAATCAAAGTGGAGACTCCCCAGCACATCCG GAGTGGGAGGAGGACGTATTTCCTGGATCTTCAAAAAACAACACCATCAAGGCCTCCACAAAGCTTTTCCTCTTCCACCGACTAAAAAGCAAGAAGCAGAAGAACAACAAATCACCCCCTAAAGAGCAGCATGAACACCGCACCGAGCACACAGCTCCTGAGCTTGACACACCAGTGTCTCCTAAG CCGGGATCACGGGACACTATCGGGGAGGACGGCTTTTTCGACCTCCTCTCTCGTTTCCAGGGCAACAGAATGGACGACCAAAGGTGTACACTTGATGGCCAGAGCCATCTCCCTGCCcacccctctccctcctccacccTACCTGTATCTGAAGCCAAAT CCATTTCGGAGCACGAAACACCATTGCAGGATCCTGGTCATTTCCTGGAGCTGCTGGCCAGCTCCCAGGCCCGTCGTCTCGACGACCAACGAGTAAACCTGAGCCATTTTCCTGGCTTACGGCTCAACACCTCCAACCCGCCTCGTACACCCTCCACCTCCAGCATAGATCAAGTCCCGTCACAAG CGCCCATCTCCAGTACAGATACACCTCACACACCCTCCCTGTACGGTCGCCTCGAGGCCAGCGCTGAGCAGCCTGAGGGAGACGAGGTCTTCTTTGACATGCTAGTCAAGTGCCAG GGCTCCAGACTGAACGACCAACGGTGTGCTGCTCCACCATCTACAACTAAGGGACCAACTGTACCAGATGAGGATTTCTTCAGTCTCATTCTACATTCTCAGTCCAACAGAATGGAGGAGCAGCGGGTTCCACCTCCCCCTGGTGTCACACAGTCCAAACCAGACTGA